A genomic window from Bacillus rossius redtenbacheri isolate Brsri chromosome 7, Brsri_v3, whole genome shotgun sequence includes:
- the LOC134533693 gene encoding uncharacterized protein LOC134533693: MNGETFLMWFEDMLVHLEEPSVIIMDNASYHSTQVEKTPTTNWTKDALIAWLEKNEIKHENNLLKVELLRIAKQNKPRIRWARCVDHVEKLIQADWEREVHIDSGTIPPLIIHLGEDSSSEDSDSEEFEVTTQQVDGDSEVLAVPLDDLPGCSY; the protein is encoded by the exons atgaatggggaaactttcttgatgtggtttgaagacatgttggtgcatctggaggaacccagtgtcattataatggacaatgcttcatatcacagcacccag gttgagaaaacacctacaacgaactggaccaaggatgcactgatcgcgtggctggagaagaatgagataaaacatgaaaataatttgttgaaagtggagctgctgagaatagctaaacaaaacaagccccgaatacg atgggcgaggtgtgtggatcacgtggagaagctaattcaagcagactgggagagagaagtccacatagacagcggcaccattcctccactcatcatccacctcggcgaggatagttcaagtgaagacagtgacagcgaagaatttgaggttacgacacagcaagtagatggagacagtgaagtactggcagttcctcttgatgatttacccgggtgttcttattga